In a genomic window of Trichocoleus desertorum ATA4-8-CV12:
- a CDS encoding CHAT domain-containing protein — MRLPWQKSHESTLYIWVIQPNGKIRFRQVDLKPLWQQHDYSLASLIVGHQEFLAVRSRQGLTFNPPPFTAPPQPDLPTLHQVLIDPIAELLPQDPNAHVIFIPQGPLFQVPFPALHDVKSDYLIQKHTILTAPSIQVLALTRQQRDRLASRQKSNSGEALVLGNSTMPSVSFSPGEPKQPLSPLPGAQVEAEAIATLLNTKAITGVEGTETAIVEKMPQARLIHLATHGLLDDVQGLESAIALTPSRTDDGLLTAAEILDLQLQAELVVLIACNTARDKVTGDGVIGLSCSLIAAGVTSVLVSLWAVPDAPTAELMAAFYKNLQKNPNKAQALRQAMLSMMETHPQPRDWAAFTLIGEAE, encoded by the coding sequence ATGCGTTTGCCCTGGCAAAAGTCTCATGAATCTACCCTCTACATCTGGGTGATTCAGCCTAACGGTAAGATTAGGTTCCGACAAGTAGACCTTAAACCGCTCTGGCAACAACACGACTATTCTTTAGCAAGTTTGATTGTGGGGCACCAGGAATTTCTCGCTGTTCGTAGCCGTCAAGGTCTCACTTTTAACCCACCACCTTTTACTGCACCCCCTCAGCCCGATCTACCAACGCTGCATCAAGTGCTGATTGATCCGATCGCTGAATTGCTCCCTCAAGACCCTAACGCCCACGTCATTTTCATCCCTCAAGGGCCACTGTTCCAAGTGCCTTTTCCTGCCCTCCACGATGTCAAGAGTGATTACCTCATTCAAAAACATACGATTTTGACAGCTCCTTCCATTCAAGTGTTAGCTTTAACTCGGCAGCAGCGAGATCGATTAGCGAGTCGGCAAAAAAGTAACAGCGGTGAAGCATTAGTCCTGGGCAATTCCACCATGCCCAGCGTCTCCTTTTCTCCCGGAGAGCCTAAGCAACCGTTGTCTCCGCTCCCTGGTGCTCAAGTAGAAGCAGAAGCGATCGCCACTCTCCTAAACACCAAAGCTATTACAGGAGTAGAGGGAACTGAGACGGCAATTGTAGAAAAAATGCCCCAAGCTCGTCTGATTCACTTGGCAACGCATGGTCTACTGGATGACGTTCAAGGACTAGAGAGTGCGATCGCCCTCACTCCTTCTCGCACAGATGATGGTTTGCTCACTGCCGCCGAAATCCTCGACCTGCAACTACAAGCAGAGCTAGTTGTTTTGATCGCCTGCAACACCGCACGAGACAAAGTCACAGGGGATGGGGTGATAGGCTTATCCTGCTCCTTGATTGCCGCAGGGGTAACCAGTGTTTTGGTTTCTCTCTGGGCAGTCCCTGATGCTCCTACAGCTGAGTTAATGGCCGCGTTTTACAAGAACCTCCAAAAGAACCCTAACAAAGCACAAGCCCTCCGACAGGCCATGCTCAGCATGATGGAAACTCATCCTCAACCCAGAGATTGGGCCGCTTTCACCCTGATTGGAGAAGCCGAATAG